The window CGACCGTTACGAGCACCTCAACGCGCTCAGCGAACTGCGGTCCGCGGTGGAACCGCTGGCGGCCCGGCTGGCCGCCCGGCAGGCGACCCCCGAGCAGTGCGGGGCCCTCACCGCCGCGGTGATCGGGATGTCGGCCACCGCCCGTGCCGCGAACTCCGAGGACTACCTGCGCCACGACGCCGACTTCCACCGCACCCTGTTGGCCGCGTCCGGCAATCCGATGCTGCACGGCCTGCGGGACGTGGTGGTCGCCGTCCTCGAGGGCCGCACCGCGCACGCCCTGATGCCGCGGGTGGCCGAACCGGAGGCGGTGCGGCTGCACGGCGTGGTCGCCGCCAGCATCCAGGCGGGCGACCCCGAGGCCGCGGAGACCGCCATGCTGGCGATCGTGCGGGAGTCGAGCACGGCGGTGGAGACCGTGCGCGCGATGGAGACGCTGACCAACGCGGCGCAGGTCATCGGCGAGATGGCGCGCGAGAACCTCTCGCGGTGAGCGTCCCTGGCGCGGCCCGGACGGCGGTGGCAGGCTCGACGACATGACCGTCGACGACATCGCCGCCTGGGTCGAGGGGCTCGGCGGCGTGCTCACCCTCCGCCCGGCGCCGGGTGACGGCTCCCCCGCACTCGCCCACGGCGATCTGTTCTTCTACTGGGCGCCGGACGGGGTGCTGCCACCCGGGCAGCCGTTCGCGACGGTCGTCACCAAGGACTATCCCGGCGAACCGTCGTCAGGGCTCGACCGGCCCGGCGCCTTCCGCGTCAACGTCGCGGCCGGGTCGGAGGAGTTCCGCCGCCGCACCGGGGTGGCGCCCCACGACGCGACCCCGGGCGCGACACCCGACGACGAGGTCGTGGCCCATCCCGTCTACGCCGCCCTCGGGTGGCTGTGCGTGGTCAACCCCGGCGAGCGCGCGGCCGCCGACCTCCGTGACCTGCTGACCGCCGCCCACGGGCTGGCCCGCGGCCGCCGGGAGCGCCGTCAGGAGATCTGAGCGGCCGGTGCGGTCCGGTCCCGGTGCGAGTACGTGCCGGACGGCGCCGCGGCGATCTCCTCCGCGTCGGCCTCCAATGTCGGCACCTCGAGCCGGGCGGCCAGGGTCTCCAGGATGATGCCGAGCTCCTCCCACCACTGCTCGGTGGGCCGGCGGAACTCCCAGTCGGCGAGGTCCTCGGACTGCCGCAGCGAGATGGTCTTCACCCGCCCCTCGTTGAGCCCGATGACCGCGCTCTGACTCCTCCCCTCGGAGATCTGCTTGCTCAGGTAGTCGATGCTGTGCGAGGCCAGCCGGGTCGCCAGGATGCGGTCGAACGGGGTCGGGTTGCCGCCCTGCTGGATGTGTCCGAGCACGACCTCGCGGGCGTCGAACATGCCCTCGCTCTCCTGCTCGAAGACCCGGCACAGGAAGTCCGTCGAGTACATCGTCGAGGCTTTCTCGTTGCGCACCGCGAGGAAGAGCCGCTGCCCGATCTTGAACGAGGCGACCATCCGGTCCACGTCCTCGGCGAGCTGCTTGAGGGTGATGCCCTCCTCGTGCAGGTACACCCGGACCGCGCCGCCGGAGAGGCCGCCCATCGTCGCGAGGTAGCCGCAGTAGCCACCCATGACCTCGATGACGAAGCACCGCTTCGCCGCGGTGCCGGTCTGGCGGATCCGGTCGATGGAATCCACGATGAGGTTCAGGGCGGTGTCGGCACCCACCGACAGCTCGCTGTTGGGGATGTTGTTGTCGATGGTCGCGGGCAGCACGATCATCGGGATCTGGAACGCCGGGTAACGCTCGCGCTCGTTGTGCATCTGGTGGACGGCGTTGAACGCGTCCCAGCCGCCGATGATGAGCAGCGCGTCCAGCCCGTGCCGCTCGATGCCGCGGCCGATGGCGTAGAGGTCCTTGACCGTGGGCACCCGCCGGCTGATCCCCAGCTCGGTGCCGCCGAGACCGGTCCAGCCCTCGACGTCACCCCACTGCAGGTCCTTGACGTCGCCGTCGATGAGCCCCTGCAGGCTGCCGTGGATGCCGACCATCGTGTGTCCGCGGTCCAGCCCCAGCCGTACCGCGGCCCGCGCCGCGGCGTTCATCCCGGGTGCCAGCCCACCGACGTTGACGATGCCGATCCGGCTGGGATGCCGGGGCGGCCGGACGCTGGGCAACGCGT is drawn from Nakamurella deserti and contains these coding sequences:
- a CDS encoding FadR/GntR family transcriptional regulator; this translates as MTPPPTGRATEAAATAPPVDVAPYAQLHDTVIETLGSEIVTGVLPAGSVVGADELAARLGVSRTVVREATRVLESVNLIRVRRKVGITVLPADAWSPYDPNVIRWRLAGPDRYEHLNALSELRSAVEPLAARLAARQATPEQCGALTAAVIGMSATARAANSEDYLRHDADFHRTLLAASGNPMLHGLRDVVVAVLEGRTAHALMPRVAEPEAVRLHGVVAASIQAGDPEAAETAMLAIVRESSTAVETVRAMETLTNAAQVIGEMARENLSR
- a CDS encoding DUF6194 family protein, with product MTVDDIAAWVEGLGGVLTLRPAPGDGSPALAHGDLFFYWAPDGVLPPGQPFATVVTKDYPGEPSSGLDRPGAFRVNVAAGSEEFRRRTGVAPHDATPGATPDDEVVAHPVYAALGWLCVVNPGERAAADLRDLLTAAHGLARGRRERRQEI
- a CDS encoding 6-phosphofructokinase, with product MSTTVVPRLAVLTSGGDAQGMNPAVRAVVRTALNRGAEIYAVYEGYQGLVVGGDLIRAVDWDDVSGILQHGGTTIGTARSLEFRERDGRRKAVRNLLSHGIDKLIVIGGDGSLTGADLLRSEWASLLAELVADGSITADDAARHPALMIAGLVGSIDNDMVGTDMTIGADSALHRIVEAIDAVASTAASHQRSFVIEVMGRHCGYLALMSAIAGGADYVLIPENPAFPGWEEHMCELLRTGRSAGRRNSIVVVAEGAIDTDGNPITSDHVRSVLEERLGEDTRVTILGHVQRGGAPSAYDRSMPSILGYHAVEEVLAATPESVPQLIGIRYNRVAKAPLVECVAQTREVPKRIAAKDFTGAMALRGSSYQEMFGIFEAMAHALPSVRPPRHPSRIGIVNVGGLAPGMNAAARAAVRLGLDRGHTMVGIHGSLQGLIDGDVKDLQWGDVEGWTGLGGTELGISRRVPTVKDLYAIGRGIERHGLDALLIIGGWDAFNAVHQMHNERERYPAFQIPMIVLPATIDNNIPNSELSVGADTALNLIVDSIDRIRQTGTAAKRCFVIEVMGGYCGYLATMGGLSGGAVRVYLHEEGITLKQLAEDVDRMVASFKIGQRLFLAVRNEKASTMYSTDFLCRVFEQESEGMFDAREVVLGHIQQGGNPTPFDRILATRLASHSIDYLSKQISEGRSQSAVIGLNEGRVKTISLRQSEDLADWEFRRPTEQWWEELGIILETLAARLEVPTLEADAEEIAAAPSGTYSHRDRTAPAAQIS